From Panicum hallii strain FIL2 chromosome 2, PHallii_v3.1, whole genome shotgun sequence, a single genomic window includes:
- the LOC112883144 gene encoding uncharacterized protein LOC112883144: MASQIESHRAGAEVVTGDAVCRKKSVELLEELGLPKGLLPMEDLQEFGYNRATGFMWLVQGKKNVEHTFKKIKQTVSYAAEVMAFAEKGMLRKITGVKTKELMLWLSVVEVYVLDTSPEKVTFKTGTGLSDSFEATAFALGE, encoded by the coding sequence ATGGCGTCCCAAATCGAGAGCCACCGCGCCGGCGCAGAGGTCGTCACCGGAGACGCCGTCTGCAGGAAGAAGTCGGTCGAGCTGCTGGAGGAGCTCGGCCTCCCCAAGGGCCTCCTGCCCATGGAGGACCTCCAGGAGTTTGGGTACAACCGCGCTACGGGGTTCATGTGGCTGGTGCAGGGGAAGAAGAATGTGGAGCACACCTTCAAGAAGATCAAGCAGACCGTGTCCTATGCCGCTGAGGTGATGGCGTTCGCCGAGAAGGGTATGCTGAGGAAGATCACCGGTGTCAAGACCAAGGAGCTGATGCTGTGGCTCAGCGTCGTGGAGGTCTATGTTCTCGACACCTCGCCGGAGAAGGTCACCTTCAAGACCGGCACCGGCCTCTCCGACAGCTTCGAGGCCACTGCCTTTGCGCTTGGGGAGTAA